A genomic window from Thunnus maccoyii chromosome 2, fThuMac1.1, whole genome shotgun sequence includes:
- the LOC121909810 gene encoding meiosis regulator and mRNA stability factor 1 isoform X5, translated as MMEGLGKERSICSSRPFPWLSHPKTEASTLLWKLKDCFSTNETAAPPHTFKENNYMESRKAVLELKDVPPPPPPPHHTSSSRSSQPFSLAPLPLPPPCLLPPQLPQDSHQQQPPQQQQQKGASPKPMNGLVSESVNVWPNVPIPQTAPIPIPICNGCGTSSDSLVLMPKNSLGKTGQKYGSPESGGPENIPPVGVFWDIENCSVPSGRSAGAVVQRIRSRFFQGHREAEFICVCDISKESKAVIQELNNCQVTVAHINATAKNAADDKLRQSLRRFAETHTAPATVVLVSSDVNFASELSDLRHRHGFQVILVHGNHTSQALLQHAHRHVAFQEITADLPRMLVKAQPSFNLLYVHNLPVNCDKSLRNAVKLRLRRLSDNCGGKVLGMTQGTAVLRFGSPEAAARARKRMENEDVFGRRISLSFSPRPRDDASPEPELQSQPHHLPAPHPQTLPQPFQTQDSMFAPPLSISSFSFLPLEKPRSPRRPRRASRPCYTPGPVPERPYSPKRGCSGPPGGAPAKPHQELGSVEGKPKMGFQYLDKGRPASSSPHSNGETGSLEQLPKPGLTGESMYRRRREGSSPRSAIESPLEQGDRSSAEFQISTPSAFSKLNLHRSFSPLVLSQGSWSSRSTSPCLSSRSSPLLSAPRSPRPEGPPEPFSEGAEVQVANLDYRMSRKDLQQTLHDTFSRYGRVKAVELSPHTDYQLKATIQMLSLQQAISAVSGLHRYKIGGKRIQVSLITGGSSKSLAMLSSEIISILQEAPANCLPLFKFTEIYEKKYSRKLVIGDLYRLPDVVAVREQGGSRLVCLLPSSQIRQSPLGSSQSQEGSSSASGSPVVFEELDYHDPVCRQHYAQQDFSEADFDPDSYKIPFVVMSLSTLASEVHSLLQSHEGTLPLLSFPDCYEAKFSPLKVGNETLERGVPLEHLITCVPSITIVTAQNGFKVIKWIHNKPPAPNSEPWIQRCKSPVGNPQLIQFSREIIDLLKSQPSCIMPISKFIPSYHHHFAKQCRVSDYGYTKLLELLEAVPHVLQILGMGTKRLLTLTHRAQVKRFTQDLLKLLKFQASKQVAIRDFMQAYHWCFSRDWKVIDYGVCDLMDLLTEIPDTTITITHQDTDTVISVPKRERTVEEMERTKQFGKEVVDLLRHQPHCRMPFSKFIPTYHHHFGRQCKLSYYGFTKLIELFEAIPEVLMVLECGEEKVLTLTEVERIKALAAQLVKLLRAQKNSSLPVNQLLTEYSKTFGYGLRLQDYDASSLPALLAKLCHVVKVVDGSEGREVLLINRKSLRSLTSQLLALLMSQEEQVTRGLKVEELSQHYLAVHGAPLNPCEYGFLSLSELLKSLPYLVELYHEEPDESATSENTAGGRGEDWVRLTRLYLFARNVRALLHTYHYNQIFLTEFQGAYKKFTGCSIEPRSYGYTSTDELLSAIPQVVWIKGHGHKRIIVLKNDMKARVSSSVPNSPQPGENTESPRDSPISNTDSGAHSPGGDVAAESELLCLTSPMDLLCGPVPSCLPSPQLHPDPVLLQQADLIHFEEKTPPPQPPTESDEPEAAAVAVAKPPPPPLSTDSPSRRATRSRIKLAANFSFTADL; from the exons ATGATGGAAGGACTGGGAAAGGAGAGATCCATATGCAGCTCTAGACCTTTCCCCTGGCTCAGTCACCCCAAAACAGAGGCCTCGACCCTACTATGGAAACTCAAAGACTGCTTCTCCACCAATGAGACAGCCGCCCCTCCTCACACATTTAAAGAA AACAATTACATGGAAAGCAGAAAGGCCGTGCTGGAATTGAAAGatgtccctcctcctcctcctcctccgcacCATACTTCCTCCTCCCGATCATCCCAGCCCTTCTCTCTGGCCCCTCTCCCTTTGCCTCCTCCCTGCTTGCTTCCTCCTCAGCTTCCACAAGACTCCCACCAACAACAGCcaccacaacagcagcaacaaaaggGGGCTAGCCCCAAA CCCATGAATGGTCTGGTGTCAGAGTCAGTCAACGTGTGGCCCAATGTTCCTATTCCCCAAACTGCTCCTATCCCCATCCCCATTTGTAATGGCTGCGGGACCTCGTCTGATAGTTTGGTGCTCATGCCAAAGAACAGCCTTGGCAAGACTGGACAGAAGTATG GTTCTCCAGAGAGCGGTGGTCCAGAGAACATCCCTCCAGTGGGCGTCTTCTGGGACATTGAGAACTGCAGCGTGCCTAGTGGACGCTCTGCTGGAGCTGTGGTCCAGCGTATTCGCAGCCGCTTTTTCCAGGGCCACCGTGAGGCAGAGTTCATTTGCGTCTGTGATATCAGCAAGGAGAGTAAAGCTGTTATCCAAGAGCTCAACAACTGCCAG GTTACTGTTGCACATATCAACGCCACAGCCAAGAATGCTGCAGATGACAAGCTTCGCCAGAGCTTACGACGCTTTGCTGAGACCCACACTGCACCCGCAACTGTCGTTCTAGTATCAT CCGATGTGAACTTTGCAAGTGAACTGAGCGACCTGCGTCATCGCCACGGTTTCCAGGTAATCCTGGTCCATGGCAACCATACATCTCAAGCCCTGCTGCAGCACGCCCACCGCCACGTGGCTTTTCAGGAGATCACAGCTGATCTGCCACGCATGCTTGTCAAAGCACAG cCCAGTTTCAACCTCCTCTATGTGCACAACCTCCCTGTCAACTGTGACAAGAGCCTGCGGAACGCTGTGAAGCTCAGGCTCCGCCGCCTGTCAGACAACTGTGGTGGCAAGGTGCTGGGCATGACTCAGGGCACAGCAGTCCTCCGTTTTGGCAGCCCTGAGGCAGCTGCACGTGCCCGCAAGCGAATGGAAAATGAGGATGTGTTTGGCCGCCGAATCAGCCTCTCCTTCTCCCCACGGCCCAGAGACGATGCAAGTCCTGAGCCTGAGCTTCAATCTCAGCCCCATCACTTGCCTGCGCCTCACCCTCAGACTCTGCCCCAGCCCTTTCAAACCCAGGATTCAATGTTCGCCCCACCCCTATCCAtatcctccttctcttttctgcCCCTGGAGAAGCCCAGGTCACCCAGGAGGCCACGGCGAGCATCCCGTCCATGCTACACCCCTGGCCCAGTGCCTGAAAGGCCCTACAGCCCCAAGAGGGGGTGCAGTGGGCCTCCCGGTGGTGCTCCAGCCAAGCCCCATCAG GAGCTGGGTAGTGTGGAGGGCAAGCCCAAGATGGGCTTCCAGTACTTGGATAAAGGGCGTCCAGCTTCCTCTTCACCCCACAGTAATGGTGAGACAGGATCCCTGGAGCAGCTGCCCAAGCCTGGCCTCACTGGAGAATCCATGTACAGAAGGAG AAGAGAGGGCTCCAGTCCTCGCAGTGCAATTGAATCCCCTTTAGAACAAGGAGACAGGAGTTCAGCGGAGTTCCAGATCAGCACACCGTCAGCCTTTAGCAAGTTGAACCTGCACAGGAGCTTCAGTCCCCTCGTCCTGTCCCAGGGCTCCTGGTCCTCCAG GAGTACGTCGCCCTGCCTGTCCAGCCGCTCCTCACCCCTGCTTTCTGCTCCTCGTAGCCCTCGTCCTGAAGGTCCTCCTGAGCCATTCTCAGAGGGGGCAGAAGTCCAGGTGGCCAACCTGGACTACAGAATGTCCCGCAAGGATCTGCAGCAGACACTGCATGACACTTTCTCCAGATACGGACGG GTGAAAGCTGTGGAGCTTAGCCCCCACACTGACTATCAGCTGAAGGCCACAATCCAGATGTTGTCTCTACAGCAAGCCATCAGTGCTGTAAGTGGGCTGCACCGTTACAAGATTGGAGGCAAGCGTATTCAGGTGTCTCTGATCACTGGCGGCAGCAGCAAATCCCTTGCCATGCTCAG CTCAGAGATCATCAGCATTCTTCAGGAAGCACCTGCCAATTGCCTTCCTCTGTTCAAGTTCACTGAGATCTATGAGAAAAA ATATTCCCGTAAGCTTGTGATAGGCGACCTGTACAGGCTACCAGACGTAGTGGCAGTTCGGGAACAGGGAGGCTCCAGGCTTGTGTGCCTTCTGCCCAGCAGCCAAATCCGTCAGAGTCCGCTGGGATCTTCCCAATCCCAGGAGGGCTCCTCTTCAGCGAGCGGTAGCCCTGTGGTGTTTGAGGAGCTGGACTACCATGATCCTGTCTGCAGACAACACTATGCACAGCAGGACTTCAG TGAGGCTGACTTTGACCCAGACTCGTATAAAATCCCATTTGTTGTGATGTCTCTGAGCACCTTAGCCTCTGAGGTCCACAGTCTGCTGCAGTCACATGAGGGAACCCTTCCACTACTCAG ttttccGGACTGTTATGAAGCCAAATTCAGCCCACTGAAGGTGGGCAATGAGACGTTGGAGCGTGGTGTTCCTCTGGAGCACCTCATTACCTGTGTCCCCAGTATCACAATAGTCACAGCTCAGAATGGCTTCAAAGTCATCAAGTGGATCCACAACAAACCACCAGCACCAAACTCAG AGCCGTGGATTCAGCGATGCAAGAGTCCGGTCGGCAACCCGCAGCTCATTCAATTCAGCCGAGAGATTATTGACCTGTTGAAGAGTCAGCCATCTTGCATCATGCCTATCAGCAAGTTCATACCTTCATACCACCATCACTTTGCCAAGCAGTGCCGCGTCTCTGACTACGGCTACACTaagctgctggagctgctggaagCTGTGCCACATGTCCTGCAG ATCTTGGGCATGGGTACCAAGCGCCTACTGACCCTGACCCACCGTGCTCAAGTGAAGCGCTTCACTCAAGACCTGCTTAAACTGCTCAAATTTCAAGCCAGCAAACAAGTTGCTATCAGGGACTTCATGCAAGCATACCATTG GTGCTTCTCCAGAGACTGGAAGGTAATTGACTATGGCGTATGTGACCTAATGGACCTGCTGACTGAGATCCCTGATACTACCATCACCATCACACATCAGGACACAGACACTGTCATCTCTGTTCCCAAGAGAG AGCGCACTGTGGAGGAAATGGAGCGCACCAAGCAGTTTGGCAAGGAGGTGGTGGACCTACTCCGTCACCAGCCTCACTGCCGAATGCCCTTTAGTAAGTTCATCCCCACCTACCACCACCACTTTGGTCGTCAGTGCAAGCTCAGCTACTATGGCTTCACCAAGCTCATCGAGCTCTTCGAGGCAATCCCTGAAGTACTAATG GTGTTGGAGTGTGGAGAGGAGAAAGTGCTGACTCTGACAGAAGTGGAGCGTATCAAGGCTCTGGCAGCTCAGCTGGTCAAGCTGCTGCGAGCTCAGAAaaactccagccttcctgtcAACCAGCTGCTCACAGAGTACAGCAAGACCTTTGGTTATGGTCTCCGCCTGCAGGACTATGATGCTAGCTCCCTGCCTGCTCTGCTGGCCAAACTCTGCCATGTTGTCAAG GTGGTGGATGGCTCAGAAGGTCGGGAAGTGCTATTGATCAACAGGAAGTCTCTGCGTTCGCTGACCTCACAGCTACTTGCACTACTCATGTCCCAAGAGGAGCAGGTCACTAGGGGTCTTAAGGTGGAGGAGCTGAGTCAGCATTACCTGGCTGTCCACGGAGCCCCACTCAACCCTTGTGAATATGGCTTCCTCTCCCTCAGCGAGTTGCTCAAGAGCCTGCCCTACCTTGTGGAG TTGTACCATGAAGAACCCGATGAAAGTGCTACATCTGAGAACACTGCCGGCGGTCGTGGTGAGGACTGGGTGAGGCTGACCAGGCTTTACCTGTTTGCACGTAACGTACGCGCGCTGCTCCACACCTACCATTACAACCAGATCTTCCTGACGGAGTTCCAGGGAGCTTATAAGAAATTCACAGGCTGCAGCATCGAACCGCGTTCCTATGGATACACCAGCACTGATGAGCTGCTCAGCGCCATTCCACAG GTGGTCTGGATCAAAGGGCATGGTCACAAGAGGATTATTGTTTTGAAGAACGATATGAAAG caAGGGTAAGCTCCTCAGTCCCTAACAGCCCCCAGCcaggagaaaacacagagagccCAAGAGACAGCCCGATAAGCAACACAGACTCTGGAGCCCATAGTCCAg GTGGCGATGTAGCAGCAGAGTCGGAGCTGCTGTGTCTGACATCCCCGATGGACTTGCTGTGTGGTCCTGTGCCATCCTGCCTACCGTCACCTCAGCTGCACCCAGACCCTGTCCTCCTCCAGCAGGCAGACCTGATTCACTTCGAGGAGAAAACtccaccaccacaaccacctACAG agagtGATGAACCCGAGGCGGCAGCCGTCGCAGTCGCCAAGCCTCCACCGCCCCCCTTGTCCACAGACAGTCCCAGCAGAAGAGCTACACGCAGCAGAATCAAGCTAGCTGCCAATTTCTCGTTCACAGCAGACCTCTGA
- the LOC121909810 gene encoding meiosis regulator and mRNA stability factor 1 isoform X4: MMEGLGKERSICSSRPFPWLSHPKTEASTLLWKLKDCFSTNETAAPPHTFKENNYMESRKAVLELKDVPPPPPPPHHTSSSRSSQPFSLAPLPLPPPCLLPPQLPQDSHQQQPPQQQQQKGASPKVSVCTHCDLCSTEGYELLGDGGVVGSNSNIAGVVSLYMAPGSVEAPISSSNSISRSGACSVASSVHQYKHILSCGSGGEALDPLLGLGCKPQLPSSVATSQPVSSHPYLPCCSGLLHTYPAVSLPCSQPSLSPSLAPLASSLPSISSLPASLHGSCLASSGYYTCGVDCSPSARRSQRSTALGDPTTTTITTTTTSAHFCSNPMHLNVERTVCVKGAHYCQECVLKPMNGLVSESVNVWPNVPIPQTAPIPIPICNGCGTSSDSLVLMPKNSLGKTGQKYGSPESGGPENIPPVGVFWDIENCSVPSGRSAGAVVQRIRSRFFQGHREAEFICVCDISKESKAVIQELNNCQVTVAHINATAKNAADDKLRQSLRRFAETHTAPATVVLVSSDVNFASELSDLRHRHGFQVILVHGNHTSQALLQHAHRHVAFQEITADLPRMLVKAQELGSVEGKPKMGFQYLDKGRPASSSPHSNGETGSLEQLPKPGLTGESMYRRRREGSSPRSAIESPLEQGDRSSAEFQISTPSAFSKLNLHRSFSPLVLSQGSWSSRSTSPCLSSRSSPLLSAPRSPRPEGPPEPFSEGAEVQVANLDYRMSRKDLQQTLHDTFSRYGRVKAVELSPHTDYQLKATIQMLSLQQAISAVSGLHRYKIGGKRIQVSLITGGSSKSLAMLSSEIISILQEAPANCLPLFKFTEIYEKKYSRKLVIGDLYRLPDVVAVREQGGSRLVCLLPSSQIRQSPLGSSQSQEGSSSASGSPVVFEELDYHDPVCRQHYAQQDFSEADFDPDSYKIPFVVMSLSTLASEVHSLLQSHEGTLPLLSFPDCYEAKFSPLKVGNETLERGVPLEHLITCVPSITIVTAQNGFKVIKWIHNKPPAPNSEPWIQRCKSPVGNPQLIQFSREIIDLLKSQPSCIMPISKFIPSYHHHFAKQCRVSDYGYTKLLELLEAVPHVLQILGMGTKRLLTLTHRAQVKRFTQDLLKLLKFQASKQVAIRDFMQAYHWCFSRDWKVIDYGVCDLMDLLTEIPDTTITITHQDTDTVISVPKRERTVEEMERTKQFGKEVVDLLRHQPHCRMPFSKFIPTYHHHFGRQCKLSYYGFTKLIELFEAIPEVLMVLECGEEKVLTLTEVERIKALAAQLVKLLRAQKNSSLPVNQLLTEYSKTFGYGLRLQDYDASSLPALLAKLCHVVKVVDGSEGREVLLINRKSLRSLTSQLLALLMSQEEQVTRGLKVEELSQHYLAVHGAPLNPCEYGFLSLSELLKSLPYLVELYHEEPDESATSENTAGGRGEDWVRLTRLYLFARNVRALLHTYHYNQIFLTEFQGAYKKFTGCSIEPRSYGYTSTDELLSAIPQVVWIKGHGHKRIIVLKNDMKARVSSSVPNSPQPGENTESPRDSPISNTDSGAHSPGGDVAAESELLCLTSPMDLLCGPVPSCLPSPQLHPDPVLLQQADLIHFEEKTPPPQPPTESDEPEAAAVAVAKPPPPPLSTDSPSRRATRSRIKLAANFSFTADL; this comes from the exons ATGATGGAAGGACTGGGAAAGGAGAGATCCATATGCAGCTCTAGACCTTTCCCCTGGCTCAGTCACCCCAAAACAGAGGCCTCGACCCTACTATGGAAACTCAAAGACTGCTTCTCCACCAATGAGACAGCCGCCCCTCCTCACACATTTAAAGAA AACAATTACATGGAAAGCAGAAAGGCCGTGCTGGAATTGAAAGatgtccctcctcctcctcctcctccgcacCATACTTCCTCCTCCCGATCATCCCAGCCCTTCTCTCTGGCCCCTCTCCCTTTGCCTCCTCCCTGCTTGCTTCCTCCTCAGCTTCCACAAGACTCCCACCAACAACAGCcaccacaacagcagcaacaaaaggGGGCTAGCCCCAAAGTAAGCGTTTGCACTCACTGTGACCTTTGCAGCACAGAAGGCTATGAGTTATTAGGCGATGGAGGCGTTGTTGGTAGCAATAGCAATATTGCTGGTGTTGTCTCACTCTACATGGCCCCAGGCTCTGTGGAAGCacccatcagcagcagcaacagtattAGCAGGTCTGGGGCTTGCTCTGTAGCCTCATCGGTTCATCAGTACAAACATATCTTGAGCTGTGGCAGTGGAGGTGAAGCTCTTGATCCTTTGCTTGGTCTTGGTTGCAAACCTCAGCTGCCCTCCTCTGTCGCTACCTCCCAGCCTGTTTCATCACACCCCTACCTCCCCTGCTGCTCAGGGCTTCTCCACACCTACCCAGCTGTATCTCTTCCATGCAGTCAACCCAGCCTGTCTCCCTCCTTAGCTCCTTTGGCTTCCTCTCTCCCCTCGATTTCCTCTCTCCCTGCTTCCTTGCATGGCTCCTGCCTGGCCTCTTCTGGCTACTACACCTGTGGTGTGGACTGCAGTCCCTCAGCCAGAAGATCCCAGAGAAGCACAGCACTCGGTGACCCCACCActaccaccatcaccaccacaaccacctCAGCACACTTCTGCTCTAATCCTATGCACCTAAATGTAGAACGCACGGTTTGTGTGAAGGGGGCACACTACTGTCAGGAGTGCGTGTTGAAG CCCATGAATGGTCTGGTGTCAGAGTCAGTCAACGTGTGGCCCAATGTTCCTATTCCCCAAACTGCTCCTATCCCCATCCCCATTTGTAATGGCTGCGGGACCTCGTCTGATAGTTTGGTGCTCATGCCAAAGAACAGCCTTGGCAAGACTGGACAGAAGTATG GTTCTCCAGAGAGCGGTGGTCCAGAGAACATCCCTCCAGTGGGCGTCTTCTGGGACATTGAGAACTGCAGCGTGCCTAGTGGACGCTCTGCTGGAGCTGTGGTCCAGCGTATTCGCAGCCGCTTTTTCCAGGGCCACCGTGAGGCAGAGTTCATTTGCGTCTGTGATATCAGCAAGGAGAGTAAAGCTGTTATCCAAGAGCTCAACAACTGCCAG GTTACTGTTGCACATATCAACGCCACAGCCAAGAATGCTGCAGATGACAAGCTTCGCCAGAGCTTACGACGCTTTGCTGAGACCCACACTGCACCCGCAACTGTCGTTCTAGTATCAT CCGATGTGAACTTTGCAAGTGAACTGAGCGACCTGCGTCATCGCCACGGTTTCCAGGTAATCCTGGTCCATGGCAACCATACATCTCAAGCCCTGCTGCAGCACGCCCACCGCCACGTGGCTTTTCAGGAGATCACAGCTGATCTGCCACGCATGCTTGTCAAAGCACAG GAGCTGGGTAGTGTGGAGGGCAAGCCCAAGATGGGCTTCCAGTACTTGGATAAAGGGCGTCCAGCTTCCTCTTCACCCCACAGTAATGGTGAGACAGGATCCCTGGAGCAGCTGCCCAAGCCTGGCCTCACTGGAGAATCCATGTACAGAAGGAG AAGAGAGGGCTCCAGTCCTCGCAGTGCAATTGAATCCCCTTTAGAACAAGGAGACAGGAGTTCAGCGGAGTTCCAGATCAGCACACCGTCAGCCTTTAGCAAGTTGAACCTGCACAGGAGCTTCAGTCCCCTCGTCCTGTCCCAGGGCTCCTGGTCCTCCAG GAGTACGTCGCCCTGCCTGTCCAGCCGCTCCTCACCCCTGCTTTCTGCTCCTCGTAGCCCTCGTCCTGAAGGTCCTCCTGAGCCATTCTCAGAGGGGGCAGAAGTCCAGGTGGCCAACCTGGACTACAGAATGTCCCGCAAGGATCTGCAGCAGACACTGCATGACACTTTCTCCAGATACGGACGG GTGAAAGCTGTGGAGCTTAGCCCCCACACTGACTATCAGCTGAAGGCCACAATCCAGATGTTGTCTCTACAGCAAGCCATCAGTGCTGTAAGTGGGCTGCACCGTTACAAGATTGGAGGCAAGCGTATTCAGGTGTCTCTGATCACTGGCGGCAGCAGCAAATCCCTTGCCATGCTCAG CTCAGAGATCATCAGCATTCTTCAGGAAGCACCTGCCAATTGCCTTCCTCTGTTCAAGTTCACTGAGATCTATGAGAAAAA ATATTCCCGTAAGCTTGTGATAGGCGACCTGTACAGGCTACCAGACGTAGTGGCAGTTCGGGAACAGGGAGGCTCCAGGCTTGTGTGCCTTCTGCCCAGCAGCCAAATCCGTCAGAGTCCGCTGGGATCTTCCCAATCCCAGGAGGGCTCCTCTTCAGCGAGCGGTAGCCCTGTGGTGTTTGAGGAGCTGGACTACCATGATCCTGTCTGCAGACAACACTATGCACAGCAGGACTTCAG TGAGGCTGACTTTGACCCAGACTCGTATAAAATCCCATTTGTTGTGATGTCTCTGAGCACCTTAGCCTCTGAGGTCCACAGTCTGCTGCAGTCACATGAGGGAACCCTTCCACTACTCAG ttttccGGACTGTTATGAAGCCAAATTCAGCCCACTGAAGGTGGGCAATGAGACGTTGGAGCGTGGTGTTCCTCTGGAGCACCTCATTACCTGTGTCCCCAGTATCACAATAGTCACAGCTCAGAATGGCTTCAAAGTCATCAAGTGGATCCACAACAAACCACCAGCACCAAACTCAG AGCCGTGGATTCAGCGATGCAAGAGTCCGGTCGGCAACCCGCAGCTCATTCAATTCAGCCGAGAGATTATTGACCTGTTGAAGAGTCAGCCATCTTGCATCATGCCTATCAGCAAGTTCATACCTTCATACCACCATCACTTTGCCAAGCAGTGCCGCGTCTCTGACTACGGCTACACTaagctgctggagctgctggaagCTGTGCCACATGTCCTGCAG ATCTTGGGCATGGGTACCAAGCGCCTACTGACCCTGACCCACCGTGCTCAAGTGAAGCGCTTCACTCAAGACCTGCTTAAACTGCTCAAATTTCAAGCCAGCAAACAAGTTGCTATCAGGGACTTCATGCAAGCATACCATTG GTGCTTCTCCAGAGACTGGAAGGTAATTGACTATGGCGTATGTGACCTAATGGACCTGCTGACTGAGATCCCTGATACTACCATCACCATCACACATCAGGACACAGACACTGTCATCTCTGTTCCCAAGAGAG AGCGCACTGTGGAGGAAATGGAGCGCACCAAGCAGTTTGGCAAGGAGGTGGTGGACCTACTCCGTCACCAGCCTCACTGCCGAATGCCCTTTAGTAAGTTCATCCCCACCTACCACCACCACTTTGGTCGTCAGTGCAAGCTCAGCTACTATGGCTTCACCAAGCTCATCGAGCTCTTCGAGGCAATCCCTGAAGTACTAATG GTGTTGGAGTGTGGAGAGGAGAAAGTGCTGACTCTGACAGAAGTGGAGCGTATCAAGGCTCTGGCAGCTCAGCTGGTCAAGCTGCTGCGAGCTCAGAAaaactccagccttcctgtcAACCAGCTGCTCACAGAGTACAGCAAGACCTTTGGTTATGGTCTCCGCCTGCAGGACTATGATGCTAGCTCCCTGCCTGCTCTGCTGGCCAAACTCTGCCATGTTGTCAAG GTGGTGGATGGCTCAGAAGGTCGGGAAGTGCTATTGATCAACAGGAAGTCTCTGCGTTCGCTGACCTCACAGCTACTTGCACTACTCATGTCCCAAGAGGAGCAGGTCACTAGGGGTCTTAAGGTGGAGGAGCTGAGTCAGCATTACCTGGCTGTCCACGGAGCCCCACTCAACCCTTGTGAATATGGCTTCCTCTCCCTCAGCGAGTTGCTCAAGAGCCTGCCCTACCTTGTGGAG TTGTACCATGAAGAACCCGATGAAAGTGCTACATCTGAGAACACTGCCGGCGGTCGTGGTGAGGACTGGGTGAGGCTGACCAGGCTTTACCTGTTTGCACGTAACGTACGCGCGCTGCTCCACACCTACCATTACAACCAGATCTTCCTGACGGAGTTCCAGGGAGCTTATAAGAAATTCACAGGCTGCAGCATCGAACCGCGTTCCTATGGATACACCAGCACTGATGAGCTGCTCAGCGCCATTCCACAG GTGGTCTGGATCAAAGGGCATGGTCACAAGAGGATTATTGTTTTGAAGAACGATATGAAAG caAGGGTAAGCTCCTCAGTCCCTAACAGCCCCCAGCcaggagaaaacacagagagccCAAGAGACAGCCCGATAAGCAACACAGACTCTGGAGCCCATAGTCCAg GTGGCGATGTAGCAGCAGAGTCGGAGCTGCTGTGTCTGACATCCCCGATGGACTTGCTGTGTGGTCCTGTGCCATCCTGCCTACCGTCACCTCAGCTGCACCCAGACCCTGTCCTCCTCCAGCAGGCAGACCTGATTCACTTCGAGGAGAAAACtccaccaccacaaccacctACAG agagtGATGAACCCGAGGCGGCAGCCGTCGCAGTCGCCAAGCCTCCACCGCCCCCCTTGTCCACAGACAGTCCCAGCAGAAGAGCTACACGCAGCAGAATCAAGCTAGCTGCCAATTTCTCGTTCACAGCAGACCTCTGA